The DNA region TCTTTTACCGCCGCCGTATCCCCAATGAGTGTAATGGTTTTGGCACAGGCACGACGGACGACAACATTCTCGTGGTTCAGCAATCCTTCAATCAAAAAAGGTGTTGCAGGTTTCCCCAGTAATCCAATAGTTTCTGCCACCGCAAGTCGGGTCATGCCACGGGTATCCCCCATACATTCGACTAACTTTTTAATGCGATCACCATCGCTTGTATCAAAGGTTTTTGCGACAGCATCTTTACGGGCGATCGCCAAAAATTCATCTACTTCAGCTTGCGAAGCAAATAATGTTGCAATAGTTTCACTCATAGGTCTTGCGGCAAATTAAAAAAACAAGCGTAACTACAATCGCTACGCTTTTAGAGTTATTAATAAAATATTGGGCGTTGCAGAATAGAGGTATGAATGGAGGTTGTTGACTCAATGGAATGTCCAGAATGCCAATCTACTCATATCCGTAAGAATGGAAAGAAAAAGGCAAACAGAATCACATCTGTGTAGATTGCGGTCGTCAGTTTATCGACCACTATAGTCAGCTCGGCTACTCAAATGCCTTCAAACGTGAATGCCTCAAAATGTATGTCAACGGTATGGGCTTTCGAGCCATTGAACGGGTGAAAGGAGTGCACCACACTACCGTCATCACTTGGGTCAAACAAGTCGGTGCATTGCTGCCTGATGCTTATGAACCGGAAGAGATGCCTCAGGTCGGGGAACTCGATGAACTTCAAACATTCGTCGGTGCTAAAAACAAGGTCTGGCTCTGGACAGCAGTAGACCACTTTCAACCAGGTATTCTTGCTTGGACTATTGGTGACAGAAGTGCAGAGACATTCAAGCCACTATGGGCAATCGTTAGTCTCTGGAGATGCTTCTTTTACGTCACAGATGGCTGGAAAGTTTATCCCATCTTTGTACCCGATGGGGACCAGATTGTCAGTAAGACCTATATGACTCGAGTCGAAGGAGAGAACACTCGATTGCGGCATTA from [Leptolyngbya] sp. PCC 7376 includes:
- a CDS encoding IS1 family transposase (programmed frameshift) — its product is MECPECQSTHIRKNGKKKGKQNHICVDCGRQFIDHYSQLGYSNAFKRECLKMYVNGMGFRAIERVKGVHHTTVITWVKQVGALLPDAYEPEEMPQVGELDELQTFVGAKNKVWLWTAVDHFQPGILAWTIGDRSAETFKPLWAIVSLWRCFFYVTDGWKVYPIFVPDGDQIVSKTYMTRVEGENTRLRHYLARLHRKTLCYSKSVEMLEHSIRLLIHYLKFWDVPIPRPS